CCACCCGGAACCCGCCCTGCCAGGGGTGGGTCCGGTTGTGCCGGTCGGCCAGCCGCTCGGTGAGCAGTACGTTCTCGGTGACCATCGGTCCGGCGCCGTGCCGGGTGGCGAAGGTGCGGGTCACCCCGATCCGGCGGGCGCCGTCCGCGTGGCCCGCCTCCGCCAGCAGCGCCAGCGGGTTGACGGTGGTGGTCGTGGACCAGGTGGTGTACGGGTGGAAGCCGTGCCACTCGTCGAGCAGCACCCCCTGCGCGCCCTCGAACACCACCGGGGCGCGGTCCAACAGCCGGGGCAGGTACCTCTCGTCCACCAGCCGCACCCGCTCCGCGAAGGCCCGGTAGGCGGCCAGGCACTCCTCCGGATCAGGGAGGGGCTCAGATCTTCGACCCGTGTCCGTAGCACCCGGCCCCGCCGCTTCCGCGGCCCCAACCGGGGACGGAGCTTCACCCGGCGACGAAACTCCGACCGGCTCCGATTCCCCGGCCAGGACCGAGGCCAACCGGTCGGCCAGGCGCTCCAGCTTTCGGCGGAGCAGCTCCGGGGAGGCGCAGTCGCCGACGGTGGGCGCGTCCGCGGGGTGATCCAGGGCGTAGGCCATCGTCTCGCCCACGCCCATCCCGCACGAACCGTGCCGGTCCCGGCCGCGCGCCCGCTCCCGCGTTTGGTTGGCCGCGGCGTGCCACGGGGTACTGATCAGCGCCCGCCGGTCCACCGTGACCAGCGAGAGCGGGTCGGGCACACCCAGGCAGGTCAGGTGCCGGGCCTCCGCGGCCAGCGCGAACGGGTCCACCACCACGAACCGGGACAGGTGCGTGGGCACCGGGTCGCCCGGGGCGAGCGTTCCCGCCCCGAACTGGGAGAACGTGTGGTGCCGACCGTCCGGGGCGACCACGTTGTGCGCGGCCTGGGCGCCGCCGTTGGCCCGCACCACCGCGCCGTATCCGCCCCGCGAGCACAGTAGGTCCACGGTCACGCCCTTGCCCGCGTCACCGAACCCCAGGTCGATCACGATCGCGTGTTCCGGCGCCCGTGCACCCGTCCGCCCGTTCACAGCCGGTCCACCCCCGGCCCGTCACCGGCCAGCTCCTCAATGCCCGAGGAGGTCGAGACCGGGCCACGTCCGCGGGCCAGCGGACGCAGCGCCTTGCCCACCGCGTCGGCCTGGTCGGATCCGGCCTCGGCCAGGTCCTTCAGCCCTTCGTCCAGGTCGATGGCCTCCTCGCTCAGGCCCACCGTGAGCGCGATCGTCTCACTGGCCGCGTCCAGGTCGTCCAGGAGGATGAGGTTCTGGCCCATGTGCTTCTCCCAGAACTCCCGTACCTCGTCGCTGCGGTAGTGGAAGCTGCCGGTCGGCAGGATGAAGTACACCTCGAACTTGCGCCGCAGCTCGGCCAGGATCGTCGGGAACGGGATGTCCTCGGCCAGGTCGTCGCCGATCACCTCGCGGACCTCGCGCGCCTTCACCGCGCCGTAGGCCTTCTCGTCGCCGATGATGAACAGGTAGCCGCGGCGGCCCCGCTTCTCCAGGCAGTCCATGGCGGTGTGCCGGGCCATGAAGTACATCGCCAGCTCGTAGGACTCGGTCACCTGGCCGCCGCCCCCGCCCTCCAGCAGGGTGTTGCCCAGGTCGTCCTCCAGTTCGTTGCCGGACTCGAACTGCCCGACCTGGAGCGGCACCTGGTCGCAGGTGGCGTCGCCGATCGAGCCGAACATGATCTGCGGGTCCGCCACGTAGCCCCTGCGCAGGAGCAGACCGAACAGGTCGGGGAGCTTGGTCTGGAGGGTGCGTGGCACCCGCCCCATGGAGCCGGTGACGTCGAAGAGCACCGACACCGCGAGCGAGTTCGGGTGGGCGTCGGAGTCGCGGCTCTCGCGGACGGTCACGCCGTAGGGGTCGAGTGAGGGGTGGACCGTCCACTCGTGCCGCGGGGCCCTGGTGGTGACGTGGTCGTGGTAGTCGAAGCTGCTGATTCCGGCGGAGTCCTGATAGGCCTGCCGCGCGTGGTAGGCGTCGGTGGACCAGCTGCTGCTTCCCATTGCTGTCTCCTTGCGGGGGTCGGTGCGGCGGTGGTCGGGACGGCGCGGGTCAGGGCCGAGTAGGGGTCAGGAAGGCAGGTGGAAGGGGCGGAACCGGCGCGGTCCGAAGCATCGCTCCAGTGCCTCGTCGAGCTCGTCGAGCAGCGCGAAGGCGTCACCGGGCCGACGCACGGGCGCGGGCAGCGAACAGCCGCGCGCGAACGCCTTCAGCTTCGGGGGCAGCCGCCCGCCGGTCACGAACTCCATGCACCTGGTGGCCATGTACACGTCGGTGGCGGGTCGGGCGGGGCCGCGGTCGGCGACCTCGGGCGGGTACATCTCCTCGCGGTGCGGAACCATCGCCGGGATGTGCGGGGCCGTCGGCGGCCGGTGCCGAGCGGTGTGCGCTTCGGCCGCGCTCACCGAGTAGCACCAGTCCACGAGGACGAGCCCGTGCGCCTCCGGGTGGATCATGACGTGTTCGGGGACGACCGCCCCGTGCACGACCCCGGCTCGGTGCGCGTTACCCAGGGCCGCCAGCAGGCGGCGCCACATCCATGCGGCGTCGCGCGGGTCGATCCCGTCCGGGCAGGCCCGCCGCACCTCGGCCAGGGTGTGGAATCCGGTCAGAAGTCCCAGCACGTTGCCGCGCCGTTCCACCCCGGTCGCGGCGTCGCGGTGCCGGACGGACTCCACCAGCTCCGGGACGAAGGCCCGGTAGTGCTCGGCGCCGTGTTCGCGGATCCGGCGCAGCGCGGTGGCCTCGGCCAGGAGCAGGTCGTTGTCGATCGGGGCGTGGGGGAGTTTGAGCATCCCCTGCCGCCAGCGCCCCACGGCGGGCGAGCGCCTGCCCGCGTGCGGCTCCGGGGCCCGGGCCTGCTCCCGCCAGCGCACCGGGTGCAGATCGGCCACGTTCCCGCTGACCAGGGCGCCTCCCTGACTCACGTGGTAGGTACGTTCCCGGGTCACGATCGTGATGTCGTCGAGCCCCAGACCGCCCTCGGCCGCCTTCCGGTAGTACCGCCAGGCCTCGGTGAGCCTCGCGAATCCGTTGG
This DNA window, taken from Nocardiopsis exhalans, encodes the following:
- a CDS encoding adenylosuccinate synthetase, with the protein product MNGRTGARAPEHAIVIDLGFGDAGKGVTVDLLCSRGGYGAVVRANGGAQAAHNVVAPDGRHHTFSQFGAGTLAPGDPVPTHLSRFVVVDPFALAAEARHLTCLGVPDPLSLVTVDRRALISTPWHAAANQTRERARGRDRHGSCGMGVGETMAYALDHPADAPTVGDCASPELLRRKLERLADRLASVLAGESEPVGVSSPGEAPSPVGAAEAAGPGATDTGRRSEPLPDPEECLAAYRAFAERVRLVDERYLPRLLDRAPVVFEGAQGVLLDEWHGFHPYTTWSTTTTVNPLALLAEAGHADGARRIGVTRTFATRHGAGPMVTENVLLTERLADRHNRTHPWQGGFRVGHLDLVALRYALEATGGVDSLVVTHADAPARLGRELHWCVGYELADGAPLRIAPGDSPDLARQARLAGLLTAARPVLEPVPGEVPTTVADALNLPLEAVFTGPTRDDAHLPVRRLPRVGAFPRRMPLARHRVA
- a CDS encoding molecular chaperone DnaJ, whose protein sequence is MSTEQHTRGGFDAALNALDLAADPAALFGPLPADGGALPAAAAAEYRRLARLLHPDAAPAGRTTEATNGFARLTEAWRYYRKAAEGGLGLDDITIVTRERTYHVSQGGALVSGNVADLHPVRWREQARAPEPHAGRRSPAVGRWRQGMLKLPHAPIDNDLLLAEATALRRIREHGAEHYRAFVPELVESVRHRDAATGVERRGNVLGLLTGFHTLAEVRRACPDGIDPRDAAWMWRRLLAALGNAHRAGVVHGAVVPEHVMIHPEAHGLVLVDWCYSVSAAEAHTARHRPPTAPHIPAMVPHREEMYPPEVADRGPARPATDVYMATRCMEFVTGGRLPPKLKAFARGCSLPAPVRRPGDAFALLDELDEALERCFGPRRFRPFHLPS